In one window of Lewinella sp. 4G2 DNA:
- a CDS encoding redoxin domain-containing protein, whose product MRFSQYLLALSLLFLFACQTEDKAASDESATNTEATTTGDGFTADPVVVPEQEVRTLTIGEAAPDFKLIGVDGDFHTLADYDDAEVLVVIFTCNHCPTAQAYEERMRNFTSDYAGKGVQVVAISPNSPLGVMYNELGYSDLDDTYADMVIRARDANYNYPYLYDGDDHAASLQYGPVATPHTFVFDADRKLRYVGRLDKVEKPGTLNADDLRRAVDELLAGQPVSQPETKTFGCSTKWAWKSDYKAKDQANWEALPVELNELKLDGVQELLQNDSENLRLINLWATWCGPCVAEYPDFLVLQRMYGGRNFEFVSISTDKPGMGDRALKFLEQSHSSVANYHYVGDDVYDLIEAIDPDWNGAIPYTIMVAPGGEVVYRHQAEVDFLELRRAIVGHELIGRYF is encoded by the coding sequence ATGCGCTTCTCACAGTACTTACTCGCCCTCAGTTTACTCTTTCTATTTGCCTGCCAAACGGAAGATAAAGCTGCGTCGGATGAGTCCGCCACGAACACGGAGGCCACAACTACCGGGGATGGATTTACCGCTGATCCCGTAGTCGTGCCCGAGCAGGAAGTCCGTACCCTGACCATCGGCGAAGCCGCCCCCGACTTCAAATTGATTGGCGTCGACGGGGACTTCCATACGCTAGCGGATTATGACGACGCTGAAGTCCTTGTAGTCATCTTCACCTGCAACCACTGCCCCACGGCCCAGGCCTACGAAGAGCGGATGCGGAATTTTACCAGCGACTACGCCGGCAAGGGCGTCCAGGTCGTCGCCATTTCTCCTAATAGCCCACTGGGGGTGATGTACAATGAACTGGGCTATTCCGACCTTGATGATACCTACGCGGACATGGTCATCCGCGCACGGGATGCCAACTACAACTACCCCTATCTGTACGATGGCGACGACCACGCGGCCAGCCTGCAGTACGGGCCCGTGGCAACTCCGCACACCTTTGTTTTCGATGCCGACCGAAAACTGCGCTACGTCGGTCGCCTGGATAAGGTCGAAAAGCCCGGCACCCTCAACGCGGATGACCTCCGCCGGGCCGTGGATGAACTACTCGCCGGCCAGCCCGTATCCCAACCGGAAACCAAAACCTTTGGCTGTTCCACGAAATGGGCGTGGAAGTCGGACTACAAGGCCAAGGACCAGGCGAACTGGGAAGCCCTCCCCGTCGAGCTCAACGAGCTCAAGCTGGATGGCGTCCAGGAATTACTGCAGAACGACTCCGAAAACCTCCGCCTCATTAACCTCTGGGCCACCTGGTGCGGCCCCTGCGTGGCGGAGTACCCGGACTTCCTCGTCCTGCAACGCATGTACGGTGGCCGCAATTTCGAGTTCGTCTCCATCAGTACCGACAAGCCCGGAATGGGGGACCGAGCTTTGAAGTTTTTGGAGCAGTCCCATTCCTCCGTAGCCAACTACCATTACGTGGGGGACGACGTTTACGACCTCATCGAAGCCATTGACCCCGATTGGAATGGCGCCATTCCCTACACCATCATGGTGGCCCCGGGTGGGGAGGTGGTGTACCGCCACCAGGCGGAGGTTGATTTTCTGGAGTTGCGCCGGGCGATCGTGGGGCACGAGTTGATTGGGCGGTATTTTTAG
- a CDS encoding alkylphosphonate utilization protein, with protein sequence MEATCQLSGATDSLTTYAVGPDAPGRAAVDITLTQTLHDQLTGDAEVNPNDWRCLNDAIWSESDAVKVVSYRMLHQLKEEGWPNDLLDMMYLEDDVLKWAKEDLPDENAVVHQDANGHVLSAGDTVVLIKDLKVKGGGFTAKRGTAVRNIRLVPDNAGQIEGRVETQQIVILTEYVKRK encoded by the coding sequence ATGGAAGCAACCTGCCAACTCTCCGGTGCCACGGATTCTTTGACGACCTACGCCGTCGGCCCCGACGCCCCTGGCCGCGCCGCCGTGGACATCACCCTCACCCAGACCCTGCACGACCAACTTACCGGCGACGCGGAGGTCAACCCCAACGACTGGCGCTGCCTCAACGACGCCATCTGGAGTGAGTCCGACGCCGTCAAGGTCGTCAGCTACCGGATGCTCCACCAGCTGAAGGAAGAAGGCTGGCCCAACGATTTGCTGGACATGATGTACCTGGAGGACGACGTCCTGAAGTGGGCCAAAGAGGACTTACCCGACGAGAACGCCGTGGTCCACCAGGATGCCAACGGCCACGTCCTCTCCGCCGGCGATACGGTGGTGTTGATCAAGGACCTCAAGGTGAAGGGCGGTGGCTTTACGGCGAAACGGGGCACGGCCGTCCGTAATATCCGCCTCGTCCCCGACAACGCCGGCCAGATCGAAGGCCGGGTGGAGACCCAACAGATCGTTATCCTGACGGAGTACGTGAAGCGGAAGTAG
- a CDS encoding T9SS type A sorting domain-containing protein: MRNLLTLLSLVFLCTVGTAQTTFSVVTALPQESLDGLSVQPWSGDYLIRHTTAEFGPARFRNVLSLVAPDGSVTWTQDFRSLGLPDNQNEWSGLVYAVQTDSTATQLSFCTSNCERGENERITRFSKAGEVLRTDTPGRAFFSRGGDLFAVGSRNVLFTATDVNLVTGQSRIDVGVLNPSFASGDFYSFSQQDFDLEYEASHFGPSGLLSAYRRTNMSTSEVSYQVRLSFLSGREQWTLDIPAPETDFTSGYLDVRELPNGGVAVLEGNGSNDIACAGSCPPTGTTFGKLYVYRDRELAPEVYDLKFLTLGMDVNASGEVIVYGTTYDETDVLASQGVLFKPSGWPSGQTLHLLPTSADNDATEFTSASIDNLDVASNGDLVGVGNLSLFSADNGVEAESWLFRLNPSGCFTADCSEITFGGDDLVPTRAFPIVGSVKVFPNPVYDRLTVTEVAPNVAYRLADATGRIVATGQLNGRELSLAGYPAGLYFLHLLGDEQEYVAKVYKR, translated from the coding sequence ATGAGAAACCTATTAACACTCCTCTCCCTGGTATTCCTGTGCACTGTCGGCACGGCTCAAACCACTTTTTCGGTCGTCACGGCGCTGCCCCAGGAAAGCCTGGATGGTCTGAGCGTCCAGCCGTGGTCGGGCGATTACCTCATCCGCCATACGACGGCGGAGTTCGGCCCCGCCCGCTTTCGAAACGTCCTCAGTCTGGTGGCCCCCGACGGTAGCGTCACCTGGACGCAAGACTTCCGCAGCCTCGGCCTGCCCGATAACCAAAATGAATGGTCGGGCTTAGTCTACGCGGTACAGACGGATTCCACCGCCACCCAGCTCAGTTTCTGTACGTCCAACTGCGAACGTGGCGAAAACGAGCGCATTACCCGTTTCAGTAAAGCGGGCGAAGTGCTACGGACCGACACCCCCGGCCGCGCCTTTTTCTCGCGGGGTGGGGACCTTTTTGCCGTCGGAAGCCGGAACGTCCTGTTTACCGCCACCGATGTTAACCTAGTAACCGGACAGTCGCGGATTGATGTTGGTGTGCTCAACCCTTCTTTCGCCAGCGGTGATTTCTATTCCTTTTCTCAGCAAGATTTTGATTTGGAGTATGAAGCCAGCCACTTCGGGCCCAGCGGCCTGCTCAGTGCTTACCGGCGTACAAACATGAGTACGAGTGAAGTGTCCTACCAGGTTCGCCTCAGCTTCCTCTCCGGCCGGGAACAATGGACGCTCGATATTCCCGCCCCGGAAACAGATTTTACCAGTGGCTACCTGGACGTGCGGGAGTTGCCAAACGGCGGCGTCGCCGTCCTGGAAGGCAACGGTAGCAACGATATTGCCTGCGCCGGGTCCTGCCCACCCACCGGCACCACCTTTGGAAAGCTCTACGTTTATCGCGACCGGGAGTTGGCACCCGAAGTCTACGACCTGAAGTTTCTGACGCTGGGCATGGACGTCAATGCATCCGGCGAGGTCATCGTTTACGGCACCACCTACGACGAGACGGACGTGCTCGCCAGCCAGGGTGTTCTCTTCAAACCCAGTGGCTGGCCCTCCGGCCAAACCTTGCACCTCTTGCCTACTTCAGCGGATAATGACGCGACGGAATTCACCAGCGCCAGCATTGATAACCTGGACGTCGCGTCCAATGGTGACCTGGTGGGTGTAGGTAATCTGTCCCTATTTTCTGCGGACAATGGCGTGGAAGCCGAATCCTGGCTCTTCCGCCTCAACCCGTCCGGCTGCTTCACGGCGGATTGCTCCGAAATCACCTTTGGTGGCGATGATTTGGTGCCTACCCGTGCGTTCCCCATCGTGGGGTCCGTAAAGGTCTTTCCCAACCCAGTCTACGATCGGCTCACCGTCACCGAAGTAGCACCCAACGTGGCCTATCGTTTGGCGGATGCCACTGGCCGGATCGTCGCTACGGGCCAGCTCAACGGGCGGGAACTTTCCCTCGCGGGCTACCCGGCGGGGCTTTACTTCCTGCACTTGCTAGGTGATGAGCAGGAGTACGTAGCGAAAGTTTACAAGCGCTAG